From Alkalicoccobacillus plakortidis:
TTCATTTTTTAAAGCGCTTACAAAATAATTCTGCTCTAAAGAGACCGTTGGCAGAATGATCTGCTTCTGACCATTTATCAAAAAGGTCGTCCCATGATCGTACGGTTTTAAGGTTTGTAAAAGCTGTCCAAACTTCTCTTGATCCAATGCGACATTTAATGATCCAAAGGGCACTTGGCTAGAACCAGGTATCGCATGGCTTAGTATCATGCTCTCTCCGTCTGCACCCGTATGATTATCGAGTTGTTCCCACCCGAGTGAATAACCACGGCTGAGAGATGGTTGGTATAACGAATAATCAACAGCCTTCACTTCGCTATAATATGGACTAAAGAGCAATGGCTGATTGTCTTTATTTAAATAGAGCTCTACTTTTTTTATTAGAGGATGACTTGCTTGGAGTACAGTAAGCATCTGCATCATATCTCGCGTTTCCGTTACATCTCGTAAAAAATTACGATCAATTAATTCTGGTCCAAACCGCTTCTCAAACGCCCAATAAGATAGAGACATTTCTAAATAATCTAGTTGATCATTTATAATTTCAGCTTTTTCTGCTATTTGATTATTATGTCTCTCTCTTAATTCATCCTTTACCTCATTGACTCCAAACCACTGAATACCTACTCCAGAGATGACACCTGGAATAAAAGCGATAAAGAGGATTAACAAAAAGTTTTTGCGAAAGTATTCACGACTCCAGCCCGTTTGTACTCTTTTGATTAGTCCCAACTCTATTCCCACCTCTCTAGCTACAGCTTAAAGAATCAGATAATTCTATACTATAGCAAGAGAGATTAAGAAAGAAGTCTTTTTTCACTATTTTTCCAATTTAATTGGTATTCATTTAGCCTTTTACAGATCCAATCAATATTCCTTTAGCAAAATGCTTTTGAAGGAATGGGTAGAAGAGCAGAATCGGAAGTGTCGCAACAACGATTACTGCTAGCTTTAACGTTTCTGCTGGTGGCTCTGCAAAAGCAGTATCCACTTCACCACCGAGCCTGGTTTCAGCAACATTCATAATTTGCTGCAATAAAAGCTGGACCGGCCACTTGCTACTGTCACTGATATAGAGTAATGCTTGAAAGAAGTCGTTCCAATAAAACACAGCGTAAAATAATGTAAAGGTTGCTATCACAGGCTTTGAAAGAGGTAAAATAATCCTCCAAAAGATTCCGATCTCGGAGCAACCATCAATTTTAGCGGACTCTTCAAGCTCGTTAGGCAGCATTTGAAAGAAGTTTTTCACAATAATTAAATAGAATGGATTGATAGCCAGTGGTAGTATTAGCGCCCACAAAGAGTCAAGCAATCCAAGTGACCTCACAACCATATAAGTTGGTACCATACCTCCACTAAAAACCATCGTGAAAATAATCATATTTAACAATAGGTTTCTGCCAATTAGCCCTTTCCTAGAAAGAGGATATGCCATTGTCATTGTCAGAAACAAACTAACAATCGTACCGCCAATTGTCACGAGTACAGACACACCTATACTGCGAACGAATGTAGTAGTTGAGAAGACATATTCATATGCATTTAATGAAAAGGTATTCGGCCAGATAAAAAATGATCGTTCCACTACTTCCGATTCCGTTGCAAATGAACCGGCTATAATATAAACAAACGGCAAAAACGTGACTAAAGCAATAACTAACAAGATGATGTGATTAAACACATCGAATACTCGTCCAGCTGGTGTATTATGAATCTTCACCTGTTGTTCCTCCCCTTTCTAGAAAATACCGCCCTGGCCAAATCGTTTAGCTAAATGATTGGCACCAAAAATCAAAATGATTCCAACTACCGCTTTAAACAACCCAACTGCGGTGCTATAACTAAAGGCTCCTTGAGTAATCCCCATAAAGTACACATACGTATCAAATACATCAGCTACATCTCGGTTTAGAGAATTTGTCATCAAATAGATTTGCTTGGAAACCTTGATCAAGGAAGTTTCCTAGCCTTAGAATTAAGAGAATGACAATCGTACTACGAAGTGCAGGAAGGGTTACATGCCACATCCGTCTAAATCTGCCTGCCCCATCAACAATGGCTGCCTCATACTGCTCCTGGCTAACTCCCGCTAGTGCAGCAAGAAAAATAACAGTTCCCCATCCGCTTTCTTTCCAGATAATCTGAGCAATAATCATTGGTCGGAACCAGTCAGGTGAAGAAAAAATGAGATCTGACTTCCAGTAAACCGTTCAACCAGTTCATTCACAATACCGCCACTTGTTGTTAGAAACACATACGAGATACTCGCAATGATAACCCATGACATAAAGTGAGGGACATAAACAAGTGTTTGAATGGTCCTTTTGTATAAGGAAAGCCTAATTTCATTAAGCATTAATGCTAATAAAATGGGTGCAGGAAAAAAGAAAATCAAATCATAAACGGCGAGCAGCAATGTATTTCTCAGTAACCTGACAAAGTCTGGATCACTAAAAAATCGCTTGGAAATGTTCAATTCCTACCCATTCACTGCCCCAAAACCCTAAAAACGGAGAATAGTTTTGAAAGGCCAATAATACGCCCCACATTGGTAGAATTTTAAAAACAAGAAAATAAAGTACACCAGGTAATACAAGCACGTACATCCACTTATCACGTAATATTTTTTGAAACTTTGACTGCTTAGGTCTAGTATTTAAAATGCTTTCTATAGCTGATTCACTTTTTTGACTTTCCATTGATCCACCTCCATTAATCCACGTTATAGAAATAGGAAAGAGCACAGACCGGCTTTACGAAGCTGTGCCCTTAGATGAACTGTTATTCCTTACTTGACTGAGCTTCAGCATAGAGCTCATTTATTTCTTTTACGTAATCTCCTCCTCCAGAACTCATCCATGTATCAATTGCCTCATCAAAACCTGCATCGTCTAGCTCACCGATAATATACTTAATCCGTGCATCTCCGATGATATTATCGAGCTGCTGACCTCGTTGTGCGTAGATTTTAGACACAAGCGGATAAGCAGGGTCTGGCTGAACAATTGCTTCATTCTCATCCATGACTTGTTGCGAACGAGCTTGTAAAGCTGTTTCCTCTGGCTTATGGAACTTTTCTTCAGGAAGGTACATTTGCATTTGGTTTAACGATTGAAATTCTTGTTTCAAACTTTCATCCTCAAGTGTAAGGTCCGTAAATACACCGTTGTCTAATTCATAGTGACGACCTTCAATTCCATTCATAGCAAGGATTTGACCTTCTTCCGAATTCAGATCATTTAGGAACGAAAGCACTTCTTTTAACTCTTCTTCTGTCTTCACAGAAGTGGTTGAGATTGAGAACACACTATGATATCCAGTCGTTGGTTTTGTAACCAAACCGTGGTCACCACTAACCGCACCAAATACATCAAGCACGTCATCTAATTCAGGATCTTTTTCCACCATTCCTTTTTGAATCCGTCCTGATGTATCTGCCACATCAACAATGATTCCAACTTCTCCGTTTATCATTGGATTGGTCCATTGCGTAGGATCCATAATAGCAAAATCCTCATTAATTAGTCCTTCATCATAAATCTGATTAAACCAAACAAGCGCTTCACGGTACTCATCCGTTGTAAAATCAGGAATTAATTCTCCATTATCATCAAAGCCCCATTTATTAGGTGCACCAAACCACATTTGCATGATATTCCAAGGTTCTTCATGCTCGGAAATTGCCATTCCGTACGTATCATCTTCTCCATTACCGTCCGGATCATCTTCGGTAAACGCTTTCAAAATTGCGTGAAAGTCTTCAATTGTCTCTGGCATTTCCATACCAACATTCTCAAGCCAATCTTTCCTAATAACTGCGGCGTTTCTACCTAATGGTCTGGCTCTCGGAATTCCGTAGACCCGACCGTCTATGGATACATTTTCTTTAACAATGTCATTTATCTGTAGGTTTTCATAATCACCCAAATAATCTGTAAGATCCCAAAAAGCTCCGTCTCTCACAGCACTGATATAGCTTGGACTTTTATCACCAAGCATGACATGCGGAAGGTTACCAGAAGCTAGGGTCACGTTAAAACGATCACCATATGTGGTAGAAGGAATAAATAATAGGTTGATCTTTTTACCTGTTAACTCCTCTAGTTCTTTGACAACAGGGCTATCATTTTGTGTAGGATCTGGCTCATAACTCATCGTCATGACGTCAATTGAATCAAGTGATGAGCCTGATTCTCCATCACTACCTGAACTCCCCTCTTCACTACATCCAACAAGGAGCAACATTCCTGCACTTAATAAGGACAAGCCTACTTTGGTTTTAGCATTCTTTATCTTCATATCCCAAACTTCCCCCTCTCATATTCGCAGCCTCTTTCCCCTCTGCCCTTTAAATATAATTTCCAATAACCTTACAGACAATAGCTATTTTTCGCTCTTACAAACCCTAGTATAACAGTACTTTCAGCTTATCCTTATACTTTATTACACATTAATACTTTTTTGACCAACGACAAAAAAGCCTCCTGTAAGTGGAACAGAAAGCCTTTATTTAGAGCGTCTTTTCATCTTTTTCATCTCTCGAAGCTTATCCATTTTGCTTTGAATGCGATTAGACGCTTCCAGTGTCGCCTCCTCATCCAAAGTAGCAGAAGAAATAACTCCATCTTCTAAAACAATAAGCAAATGGCTACCTTCCTTAACCTCATTTGGAAGTATGTTGCGACTTACGTTATACTCCTTTTCACTTTGGCCAACCAGCAATACAGCAAGATCTTGATCCTCAAAGCGATCGATCACGGCCTTCTCCAAATCCGCACCTCTTTCCTTATCCGAATTTTTTTTGATGTGCTTTTTTCTTTTCTAAGTATTCTTCATCCTCACGAACCAGAATCCACTTTTCTTGAAAGATTTCTGCAGACCGTGCTTTTGTTTCATCAATATCTCGTTCATTTATGTCGCCATCTTTGTTGTATTTTTTGCCTCCTGGATAATTCGCATAACGACGAGCACGTGTATAACCCATCTGCAAAAATTTACGAGCCATATCCATTCCAACAAAATCATCCTGCTTTTTGTATGTACAAAACTGCTCATATATTGTATCTGCTGATTCCTTTGCAATATCCGGAGTCTTAAAACGCCAATTAGGTAAAATCTCTGCCTTATATGGCTCAACCATCAAGACTCCTTGTTCACCTCGACCAACTTTATATTTGTGAGGCTCTTTACGAAAATCCGTATTTTCAAAATCAATCGTATCATAATAACCCATCTTCCTCACCTCTATTAGTAAAGTACCCCACTCAGTAAACATCCACACTTCATTTGTAGAACTGGCAAACAAGCGTATGTTGTTTTATAGTATGAGAAGAAACATAAACAAAGAGGTGACCACCATGAATATGACTGTACTCCGATCGATTCGTATTGCAATGAACGTAGTTCTTCTTGTTCTAGCTATCTTACATATAACAGGTATTATTAATATTTCTCCAACCCTGCTTATTACACTTGCAGCGATTGTGCTAGTTAGCATCTTTTTAACAAGATGGAAAGAAAGCAAGGATCAACAAGAAAATCAGAATAAGTAGGATGTGAGCCGGATTAAGCAGATGCTTGATTCGGTTTTTTAGTGGTTACTTTTTTCGAACACATCCACCCCAAGCTCTTCTAATTCTGTTATAGCCTTCCTAACAGGTAGTTTACCTAGTCGAAATTCCGTTTCAAGCACTTGTTTAATGTCATATACAGTTGATAAAGTAACAGCAGTGTCCTTTCCATCTAGAGATCTTATCGTAAAAACATTATTGAGGAGCGATAAGGACCTTCCTTGATCTGTTGAGTTGCTGACACAAAAAAAGATGCCTGCGCACAGACATCTTTTCCTCCACACATTAACGTGGATATTCATTTAATTCATCTAACGAGATATACGTTGGAATTGTGGCTCCTTGGTATTCATCAATAATAAATTCTTTTACTTCATCCGTCTGATAGATCTCCACGATGCGTTGTAATGCTGCATCATCTGCGTTATCTGTACGTGCAGCGATGATATTAATGTACGGTGTTGCTGTCTCATCTTCACGTGCAAGTGGATCATCTGTTGGGTTTAGTCCTGCATCAACAGCAATTCCGTTGTTGATAACCGCTGCATCCACATCCTGCATTAATCTTGGTGCATTAGCAGGTACGACTTCCGTTAGTTTAAGATTTTTAGGGTTATCTTTAATTTGATCCAAGCCACTAGTCACACCAAAGTCATCCTCAAGCTCAATTAGTCCCGCTTCTTGTAAAAGCATTAGGTTACGCGCTTGGTTTGTGACTTCATTTGCAATTAGAATTTCCGCTCCATCTGGGATCTCATCAACGGAGTCATACTTATCTGAATAGACCCCTAGCGGAGCAAGTATTGTCGTTCCAATGGCTTCTAGATCTAAATTATTCTCTTCTCTGAAATTATCAAAGTACGATACCGTTTGGAAGGCATTGGCATCAATATCTCCGTCTGCAAGAGCTTGGTTAGGCTGGACATAATCATTAAAACTGACAATATCAATATTAATGCCTTCTTCTTCAGCAATTCCCGAAATAAAGTCCCACTGGCGTGAATCCGTACCCGAAATACCAATTTTCACATCTACCGGATTATCTTTGCTGAATCCTTCTGTATCTCCACTTGTACTATCATCATTTCCTTGCCCGCATGCTGTTAATGCTAGACACCAAGTCCTGCTACGATTAGTTTAAATGATTGTTTCATGAACTCTCTCCACCTTTTCTTTTTATCTTCTTCTAGAATTTCTTGCGAGTATATTACCAAGCGACTGCAAACCTTGAACCATAACAATTAGCAGCACGACTGTAATCACCATAGTGGCATCGTCAAAACGTTGGTAGCCGTAAGTGATAGCTACATTTCCAATCCCACCAGCTCCGATAGCTCCAGCCATAGCGGTAGCACCAACGAGACCAATTGTTGCGGTTGTAATACTAAGAATTAATGAACCCTTTGCTTCCGGTAGTAGAAAGCGGAAGATAATTTGCGCTTTGGAGGCACCCATTGAATCAGCCGCTTCAATAATGCCAGGCTCCACTTCTAAAAGCGAGTTCTCAATTAACCGTGCAATGTATGGTGCAGCATACACAACAAGTGGTACAACAGCTGCCTCCATGCCAACAGCACTTCCAACAATAAGTCGGGTAAACGGAATAATAGCAACCATCAAGATAATAAATGGAATGGATCGCAAAACATTAATAATGGGATTTAATATATTAAACACCCAGGCACACTCAAGGATATGACCCTTACGTGTAACCACAAGCACAACCCCAAGCAAAATGCCTAAAATGGCTGAAAAAATTAACGATAGGAAAACCATATACAATGTTTCATATAAAGAGGTAAGCAAAATGTCCGTTGAAATATTTGGTCTAATGGACTCGGGTAAACTTTCAAGCATCTAGCTTCACCTCCGATACCAATAGTTCTTTCTCCTTAATAAATCGAAACGCAGATTCAAGTGATCCTGGATCTCCCTGCAACTCCACCGTTAAGCTACCGAAAGGGGTATCCTGGATCTCCGTTATGTTTCCAAACAATACATTAACATCAACATCAAAATTCCTAACAAGCTCAGACAAAAGCGGTTTACCTGATGATTCCCCAATAAATTCGATTTTGTAGATTTTAATTTGTTCAGACCCTTTTTCAAGGATTTTTCGTACACTTGCCGGTATTTGATCTTTAAATACAGATCGAACAAAATTTTTGGTTGTCTGGTGCTGTGGTTTAGAGAAGATATCAAGAACCGTTCCTTCTTCAATAATTCTTCCTTCTTCCATAACCGCAACCCGATCACAAATTTCTCGAATGACACCCATTTCGTGTGTGATGATTAAAATTGTTACGTTAAATTCCTCATTTACACGCTTTAAAAGCTGAAGAATCGAACTGGTCGTTTCCGGGTCTAAAGCAGATGTCGCTTCATCACATAGCAGGACAGCTGGATTAGATGCTAATGCACGGGCAATACCAATCCGTTGCTTTTGACCACCAGAAAGCTGTTCTGGGTAGCTATCTGCTTTATCTGATAGACCTACAAAATCCAGTAATTCTCTTACACGTTTTTTTAATTCTGCTTGTGGAGTTCGCACAAGACGTAAAGGAACTGCCACATTTTCAAACACTGTTTTAGACTGCAGTAAGTTAAAATGCTGAAAAATCATACCGATGTTGCGCTTAGCCTTCTGCAGTTCGCCACCCTTTAACAACGTTAAGCTTTGTCCATTCACAATCACTTCGCCATCTGTTGGTCGTTCTAGCAGATTAACACTGCGAATCAATGTACTTTTACCGGCACCACTAAAGCCAATGACGCCTGATATCTGTCCCTTATCAACTCGGAAGTTTACTTCATCAAGTGCTTTAACTTCTCGTTCTTTTGTTTTAAAAACTTTGCTTACATTTTTAAATTCAATCAATGGTCTACCCGCCTTCCGACTAAATATAACTACACACATAAACATACTTGGTTTTGAAACCGATATCATGCTCCAAACCCTAATTAAAAACTTAATAAAACGAAAAACCCTCCTATTCGTTTGAATAAGAGGGTTGAAATGGTTTAGTAAGTCATTCAGCTCTTATCATCCAGGAATTTAACCTGCAGGAATTAGCACCTTCCGCCGTGGCGGGGTTGCTGAAGCGTCATAGGGCCAGTCCCTCTGCTCCTCTTAATAAGAATATGTTGTTGTGTTAAAACAATAACAGATCACGCTGAATCTGACAAGAACTAATTATTTCCTATAGATAACTTATTGCTTCTTTTGGATACGCATTAAGTAGTTTCTTAAGTATCGGCTGATTGTTGTCATCCTGTGAAATGACTGCCTCTAAAATCAATCCACTATGCACTTGGCTTAGTGCTTTTTTCGGCAAAGTAATCGATATACTCTGCTTACTATCAATCGATTTAACCTCAACTCTATCTTCCTTCACATCTTGAATCTTATATAAACCGCCAACCGCTTCTGGATCAATCTCTTTTTGGAATTGCGGTAGTGAAAAACGCCCTGAATCCGTTGTAAAATTATAGACCTGAACAGCTTCAATTAAGGACGCTTCAAGCTCTGCACAAACAGCTGATGCATCAGTATGAATGGCAGTTCTATGCTTTTGATCCAACCACTTTGTGAACATTTTTATTGTACTTAGAAGATCCTTCACCTGTGTCTGACTGATCACCACATCTTCAAATAAATCAATTAACAGATGTTTTTTCCAAAATTCCTTGGTACAGTCTGACCAATCTTTTACCTTTTGCACTTCTAATGAGTAACGTATATTAAAAAGACTCATTCGGTATTTCCTTACCGTATTTGCGCCTTTTCCATCCGTTTTCTCCTTAAAAAAGCTAAGAATAGGATCGTGGTAAAAGGCATCGATCGAATCTGGACTAAAGCCTAGATCTTCATACGTGTTGATATCTTCTTTTTTGACTGACAAAAACTGATTATCATGATAATAAATTGGCTTTATGCTTGAGTCACGATTCTCTTGACCTGTAACAAATGGAGAAGGTGATAGCCCCGCATCTTTTCTAAATGGATTAATATCAAAAGTAAAGTCGATATCATTATATTTAGCAATCACTTGATCATACAAATTAAATTCAATTTGTTTAAACCAACGATCTGCTTCTTCAAATTGACCATGATCAATTAGTTGATAAATACTATTCTGACCTAGTGCTGGGATAGGTTGATCTAAGTCCATATCCTTAGC
This genomic window contains:
- a CDS encoding DUF4385 domain-containing protein, whose protein sequence is MGYYDTIDFENTDFRKEPHKYKVGRGEQGVLMVEPYKAEILPNWRFKTPDIAKESADTIYEQFCTYKKQDDFVGMDMARKFLQMGYTRARRYANYPGGKKYNKDGDINERDIDETKARSAEIFQEKWILVREDEEYLEKKKAHQKKFG
- a CDS encoding DUF3006 domain-containing protein, yielding MEKAVIDRFEDQDLAVLLVGQSEKEYNVSRNILPNEVKEGSHLLIVLEDGVISSATLDEEATLEASNRIQSKMDKLREMKKMKRRSK
- a CDS encoding extracellular solute-binding protein produces the protein MKIKNAKTKVGLSLLSAGMLLLVGCSEEGSSGSDGESGSSLDSIDVMTMSYEPDPTQNDSPVVKELEELTGKKINLLFIPSTTYGDRFNVTLASGNLPHVMLGDKSPSYISAVRDGAFWDLTDYLGDYENLQINDIVKENVSIDGRVYGIPRARPLGRNAAVIRKDWLENVGMEMPETIEDFHAILKAFTEDDPDGNGEDDTYGMAISEHEEPWNIMQMWFGAPNKWGFDDNGELIPDFTTDEYREALVWFNQIYDEGLINEDFAIMDPTQWTNPMINGEVGIIVDVADTSGRIQKGMVEKDPELDDVLDVFGAVSGDHGLVTKPTTGYHSVFSISTTSVKTEEELKEVLSFLNDLNSEEGQILAMNGIEGRHYELDNGVFTDLTLEDESLKQEFQSLNQMQMYLPEEKFHKPEETALQARSQQVMDENEAIVQPDPAYPLVSKIYAQRGQQLDNIIGDARIKYIIGELDDAGFDEAIDTWMSSGGGDYVKEINELYAEAQSSKE
- a CDS encoding methionine ABC transporter permease encodes the protein MVFLSLIFSAILGILLGVVLVVTRKGHILECAWVFNILNPIINVLRSIPFIILMVAIIPFTRLIVGSAVGMEAAVVPLVVYAAPYIARLIENSLLEVEPGIIEAADSMGASKAQIIFRFLLPEAKGSLILSITTATIGLVGATAMAGAIGAGGIGNVAITYGYQRFDDATMVITVVLLIVMVQGLQSLGNILARNSRRR
- a CDS encoding MetQ/NlpA family ABC transporter substrate-binding protein, encoding MKIGISGTDSRQWDFISGIAEEEGINIDIVSFNDYVQPNQALADGDIDANAFQTVSYFDNFREENNLDLEAIGTTILAPLGVYSDKYDSVDEIPDGAEILIANEVTNQARNLMLLQEAGLIELEDDFGVTSGLDQIKDNPKNLKLTEVVPANAPRLMQDVDAAVINNGIAVDAGLNPTDDPLAREDETATPYINIIAARTDNADDAALQRIVEIYQTDEVKEFIIDEYQGATIPTYISLDELNEYPR
- a CDS encoding carbohydrate ABC transporter permease, with the translated sequence MKIHNTPAGRVFDVFNHIILLVIALVTFLPFVYIIAGSFATESEVVERSFFIWPNTFSLNAYEYVFSTTTFVRSIGVSVLVTIGGTIVSLFLTMTMAYPLSRKGLIGRNLLLNMIIFTMVFSGGMVPTYMVVRSLGLLDSLWALILPLAINPFYLIIVKNFFQMLPNELEESAKIDGCSEIGIFWRIILPLSKPVIATFTLFYAVFYWNDFFQALLYISDSSKWPVQLLLQQIMNVAETRLGGEVDTAFAEPPAETLKLAVIVVATLPILLFYPFLQKHFAKGILIGSVKG
- a CDS encoding methionine ABC transporter ATP-binding protein — its product is MIEFKNVSKVFKTKEREVKALDEVNFRVDKGQISGVIGFSGAGKSTLIRSVNLLERPTDGEVIVNGQSLTLLKGGELQKAKRNIGMIFQHFNLLQSKTVFENVAVPLRLVRTPQAELKKRVRELLDFVGLSDKADSYPEQLSGGQKQRIGIARALASNPAVLLCDEATSALDPETTSSILQLLKRVNEEFNVTILIITHEMGVIREICDRVAVMEEGRIIEEGTVLDIFSKPQHQTTKNFVRSVFKDQIPASVRKILEKGSEQIKIYKIEFIGESSGKPLLSELVRNFDVDVNVLFGNITEIQDTPFGSLTVELQGDPGSLESAFRFIKEKELLVSEVKLDA